One genomic segment of Pongo pygmaeus isolate AG05252 chromosome 19, NHGRI_mPonPyg2-v2.0_pri, whole genome shotgun sequence includes these proteins:
- the TMEM88 gene encoding transmembrane protein 88 isoform X2, which produces MADVPGAQRAVPGGGPEPRDPLDCWACAVLVTAQNLLVAAFNLILLALVLGTILLPAVTMLGFGFLCHSQDLKPGIFRPALPPPLPERSPSIPLGAAASVDPMLRKAPTSRKTHFPFTTHISILNIWAGTCTPLPQPRRKWDNNLVPSFYGAAPPVFPGLGGGAGGEGVSTHQ; this is translated from the exons ATGGCGGATGTCCCCGGGGCACAGCGAGCGGTTCCCGGTGGCGGCCCAGAGCCCCGGGACCCCCTGGACTGTTGGGCCTGCGCTGTTCTTGTAACAGCCCAGAATCTGCTGGTGGCCGCCTTCAATCTTATCCTGCTGGCGCTGGTGCTAGGGACCATCTTGCTACCCGCTGTCACCATGCTGGGCTTCGGCTTCCTCTGCCACTCTCAG GACTTGAAGCCCGGCATCTTCCGacctgccctgcccccacccctgcctgagCGGAGTCCTAGCATCCCCTTGGGAGCAGCAGCGTCAGTGGACCCAATGCTGAGGAAAGCCCCCACATCCCGGAAAACCCACTTTCCTTTCACTACCCACATCTCAATCCTGAACATCTGGGCTGGAACCTGCACACCTCTCCCTCAGCCCCGTCGTAAATGGGACAACAATCTCGTGCCCTCTTTTTATGGTGCAGCTCCTCCAGTATTTCCGGGGCTGGGGGGCGGGGCTGGAGGGGAAGGAGTGTCCACGCATCAATAA
- the TMEM88 gene encoding transmembrane protein 88 isoform X1 yields MADVPGAQRAVPGGGPEPRDPLDCWACAVLVTAQNLLVAAFNLILLALVLGTILLPAVTMLGFGFLCHSQFLRSQAPPCTAHLRDPGFTALLVTGFLLLVPLLVLALASYRRLCLRLRLADCLVPYSRALYRRRRAPQPRQIRASPGSPAVPTSGKVWV; encoded by the exons ATGGCGGATGTCCCCGGGGCACAGCGAGCGGTTCCCGGTGGCGGCCCAGAGCCCCGGGACCCCCTGGACTGTTGGGCCTGCGCTGTTCTTGTAACAGCCCAGAATCTGCTGGTGGCCGCCTTCAATCTTATCCTGCTGGCGCTGGTGCTAGGGACCATCTTGCTACCCGCTGTCACCATGCTGGGCTTCGGCTTCCTCTGCCACTCTCAG TTCCTGCGCTCCCAGGCACCCCCTTGCACCGCGCACCTGCGGGACCCCGGTTTCACGGCGCTACTGGTCACTGGATTCCTGCTCCTCGTGCCGCTGCTCGTGCTTGCTCTGGCCAGCTACCGCCGCCTCTGCCTGCGCCTCCGCCTAGCCGATTGCCTCGTGCCCTACAGCCGAGCCCTTTATCGGCGTCGGCGCGCCCCGCAGCCGCGGCAAATCCGGGCCTCACCAGGGTCCCCGGCCGTTCCCACATCAGGAAAGGTCTGGGTCTAA
- the NAA38 gene encoding N-alpha-acetyltransferase 38, NatC auxiliary subunit isoform X1 produces the protein MAVAVGVRAAPVPGLARALVLGLRGSQAARWRGWGTAAPGSLWALCERPAGCRELWFHGRAAGAARSERLLHPAQDSDGEREDSAAARARQQLEALLNKTMRIRMTDGRTLVGCFLCTDRDCNVILGSAQEFLKPSDSFSAGEPRVLGLAMVPGHHIVSIEVQRESLTGPPYL, from the exons ATGGCTGTTGCAGTCGGCGTCAGAGCAGCTCCAGTGCCGGGGTTAGCACGGGCTCTGGTTCTGGGACTGAGGGGCAGTCAAGCAGCAAGATGGAGGGGGTGGGGAACTGCAGCTCCCGGCAGCCTCTGGGCTTTGTGTGAGCGCCCCGCGGGCTGCCGGGAGCTGTGGTTCCACGGGCGGGCAGCCGGGGCTGCGCGGTCTGAGCGCTTGTTACACCCCGCGCAGGATTCGGACGGAGAACGCGAGGACTCGGCGGCTGCGCGCGCCCGGCAGCAGCTAGAGGCGCTGCTAAACAAGACTATGCGCATTCGCATGACAGATGGACGGACACTGGTCGGCTGCTTCCTCTGCACTGACCGTGACTGCAATGTCATCCTGGGCTCGGCGCAGGAGTTCCTCAAGCCGTCGG ATTCCTTCTCTGCCGGGGAGCCCCGTGTGCTGGGCCTGGCCATGGTACCCGGACACCACATCGTTTCCATTGAGGTGCAGAGGGAGAGTCTGACCGGGCCTCCATATCTCTGA
- the NAA38 gene encoding N-alpha-acetyltransferase 38, NatC auxiliary subunit isoform X2 yields MAGAGPTMLLREENGCCSRRQSSSSAGDSDGEREDSAAARARQQLEALLNKTMRIRMTDGRTLVGCFLCTDRDCNVILGSAQEFLKPSDSFSAGEPRVLGLAMVPGHHIVSIEVQRESLTGPPYL; encoded by the exons ATGGCCGGAGCTGGACCGACCATGCTGCTACGAGAAGAGAATGGCTGTTGCAGTCGGCGTCAGAGCAGCTCCAGTGCCGGG GATTCGGACGGAGAACGCGAGGACTCGGCGGCTGCGCGCGCCCGGCAGCAGCTAGAGGCGCTGCTAAACAAGACTATGCGCATTCGCATGACAGATGGACGGACACTGGTCGGCTGCTTCCTCTGCACTGACCGTGACTGCAATGTCATCCTGGGCTCGGCGCAGGAGTTCCTCAAGCCGTCGG ATTCCTTCTCTGCCGGGGAGCCCCGTGTGCTGGGCCTGGCCATGGTACCCGGACACCACATCGTTTCCATTGAGGTGCAGAGGGAGAGTCTGACCGGGCCTCCATATCTCTGA
- the LOC129016513 gene encoding cytochrome b5 domain-containing protein 1 isoform X1: protein MSRRGLVAGPDLEYFQRRYFTPAEVAQHNRPEDLWVSYLGRVYDLTSLAQAYKGNLLLKPIVEVAGQDISHWFDPKTRDIRKHIDPLTGCLRYCTPRGRFVHVPPQLPCSDWANDFGKPWWQGSYYEVGRLSAKTRSIRIINTLTSQEHTLEVGVLESIWEILHRYLPYNTHAASYTWKYEGKNLNMDFTLEENGIRDEEEEFDYLSMDGTLHTPAILLYFNDDLTEL, encoded by the exons ATGTCGCGCCGGGGCCTGGTGGCTGGGCCAGACTTGGAGTATTTTCAGCGTCGCTATTTCACGCCGGCGGAGGTGGCCCAACATAACAGGCCCGAAGACCTCTGGGTATCTTACCTGGGACGCGTGTACGACCTAACGTCATTGGCACAGGCATACAAGG GGAACCTGCTGCTGAAACCCATCGTGGAAGTTGCAGGCCAGGATATCAGCCACTGGTTTGATCCAAAGACCAGAGAC ATCCGCAAGCACATAGATCCGCTGACCGGCTGCCTGAGGTACTGCACCCCGCGGGGCCGCTTTGTGCACGTTCCGCCTCAGCTGCCCTGTTCGGACTGGGCCAACGATTTTGGGAAGCCCTGGTGGCAGGGGTCGTATTATGAGGTGGGGCGGCTGTCTGCCAAGACCCGGAGCATCCGCATCATTAACACGCTCACGTCGCAGGAGCACACACTGGAG GTGGGGGTTCTGGAGTCCATATGGGAAATCCTACACCGCTATCTCCCCTATAACACACATGCTGCCAGCTACACGTGGAAATATGAAGGGAAGAACCTGAACATGGATTTTACCCTGGAAGAGAATGGGATCCGGGATGAGGAGGAAGAATTTGACTATCTCAGTATGGACGGTACACTTCACACACCTGCAATACTTCTGTACTTCAATGATGATCTCACGGAGTTGTAG
- the LOC129016513 gene encoding cytochrome b5 domain-containing protein 1 isoform X2, whose product MSRRGLVAGPDLEYFQRRYFTPAEVAQHNRPEDLWVSYLGRVYDLTSLAQAYKGNLLLKPIVEVAGQDISHWFDPKTRDIRKHIDPLTGCLRYCTPRGRFVHVPPQLPCSDWANDFGKPWWQGSYYEVGRLSAKTRSIRIINTLTSQEHTLELHVEI is encoded by the exons ATGTCGCGCCGGGGCCTGGTGGCTGGGCCAGACTTGGAGTATTTTCAGCGTCGCTATTTCACGCCGGCGGAGGTGGCCCAACATAACAGGCCCGAAGACCTCTGGGTATCTTACCTGGGACGCGTGTACGACCTAACGTCATTGGCACAGGCATACAAGG GGAACCTGCTGCTGAAACCCATCGTGGAAGTTGCAGGCCAGGATATCAGCCACTGGTTTGATCCAAAGACCAGAGAC ATCCGCAAGCACATAGATCCGCTGACCGGCTGCCTGAGGTACTGCACCCCGCGGGGCCGCTTTGTGCACGTTCCGCCTCAGCTGCCCTGTTCGGACTGGGCCAACGATTTTGGGAAGCCCTGGTGGCAGGGGTCGTATTATGAGGTGGGGCGGCTGTCTGCCAAGACCCGGAGCATCCGCATCATTAACACGCTCACGTCGCAGGAGCACACACTGGAG CTACACGTGGAAATATGA